The sequence below is a genomic window from Campylobacter concisus.
CAGTTTGGGAGAAAAATAATGACTAACTTTGGCTTAAAAGATGTGCTAAAACGCTTTGGTCCTTATTTTAAAGACTACATTCCACACTTCATCCTAGCCTTCATAGGTATGGGGCTTGCAAGTGGCGGAACAGCAGTCAGTGCATATCTGGTGGAGCCAGTACTTAATAAAATTTTTGTTGAAAAAAACGAAACACTGCTTTATTTGTTACCATGTGCGATCATCGCTATTTATCTGTTAAAAAATATTGGAACTTTTATGCAGGCCTATTTTACCGCGTATATTGGTCAAGATACGATTAGAAGATTTCGTGAAAAGATGGTCGAAAATTTACTAAATTTGGATATGAAATTTTTTAATGATTTTAGAACAGGCGAGCTAATAAGCAGAACCACGAACGACATAGAGCGCATAAGATCTATTGTTTCAAGTTTCATACCTGAGCTTATTAGAGAGCTTGTAACTATCATAGGCCTGCTTTGTGTAGTCATATATCAAAGCCCTAAATTGGCGTTTTTTGCACTTGTGGTCATGCCAGTAGCCATTTATCCGATCTCGCGCCTTGCAAAGAAGATGAAAAAAATTTCAAAGCAGTCGCAAGAAAAGACATCCGATATCACTTCAGCCTTGAGTGAAATTTTTACAAATATCGAGATCATCAAGGCAAATAATGCCCAAAAATACGAGCATTCACGTTTTGTTGAAGAAAATAACAAATTTTTCAAGCTAAATCTTAAAACCGTAAAAATTGAGCAATTAGTAAGTCCGCTTATGGAGACGATAGGCTCAATAGGCGTGGCAGCTGTCATCATAATAGGTGGCAAAGACGTCATCGACGGAAATATAAATATGGGTGCATTTTTCTCGTTTTTAACCGCGCTTTTTATGCTCTACACCCCACTAAAACGTATCGTAAATATATACAATAAAATGCAGGATGCGATCGCCGCAAGTGAGAGAACCTTTTTCTTGATGGATAAAGTGAGTGAGATAAAAGATGGTGAAAAAGAATTAAGCGAAGAGATAAACCTAATCAAATTTAAGGGTGTCTGCCTAAACTACGGTGACAAAGAGGTTTTAAAAGGGATAAATTTAGAGGCTCGTAAGTCAGAATTTATAGCCCTTGTTGGCTCAAGTGGTGGCGGAAAAACCTCGCTCATGAATCTGCTCATGAGATTTTACGACGTAAATAGCGGAGAAATTTTAATAAATAATACAAATTTAAAAGATATCAAAATCCACTCACTTCGCCAAAACATCGGACTTGTAACGCAGCGTGTCTATATCTTTAACGATACAATCGCTAAAAACGTGGCTTACGGCAGAGAATTTAACGAAGAAGCCGTGATAAATGCACTAAAAATGGCAAATGCTTATGAGTTTGTAAACAAACTAGATAACGGCATAAACACTATCTTAAACGAATTTGGCACAAACCTTTCAGGCGGTCAAAGACAACGCATCGCAATAGCAAGGGCACTTTATCAAAATCCACAAATTCTTATCTTTGACGAGGCCACTTCAGCGCTTGATAACGATAGTGAAAAAGAGATCACAAAGGCTATAAACAACCTAAGAAACAAAAAGATCATCTTTGTCATCGCTCACCGTCTAAGCACAGTTGAAAGTGCTGATAAGATCGCGGTTTTAAGTGATGGAAAGATAGTTGATATCGGAAGCGATGAAGAACTTAGCAAGAGAAATGAAATTTATGCAAAACTTAAAGGCAAAGCCTTAGTTTAAGGCGATTTTTGCTAAGATTTGCACAAATTTTTAGGCATTTTAAAGAGGTTAAAATGAGCTTAAACTACGAAACTTTAAAATCTATATTTTTTAAATTCGATCCTGAAACTGCCCATAAAATCGCAGAACTTGCAATGATCGGAGCAAATAAAATTTTTCCAGGATCATTAAGCTTTGTAGCAAATAAGTGCGTGGTCGATGACAATGCGCTAAAACAAAATTTATTCTCAAGCACTTATCACAATCCAGTTGGCATAGCTGGTGGCTTTGATAAAAACGCCACAATGTTTGAAGCACTCACGGCTCTTGGCTTTGGGTACTTAGAATTTGGCACATTTACTCCAAAACCTCAACCTGGCAACAATAAACCAAGACTTTTTAGGCTCGTAGACGAAGAGAGCATCCAAAATGCGATGGGCTTTAACAACGATGGTTGCGAGGCTATTAAAAATAGAGTCAAAAAACTTTATCCTTATACTTTACCTATCTGGGCAAATATCGGTAAAAACAAGGTTACACCAAACGAAGATGCAATAAAAGACTATGAAATTTTAGTAAAAGAATTTAGCGAAATTTGCGACACCTTTGTCATAAACGTCTCATCACCAAACACGCCAAATTTAAGAGCCTTGCAAGATGAGAGCTTCATAAAAGAACTTTTTAGCGTCATTTTGCCACTTACTAAAAAACCAATTATCTTTAAAATCGCTCCTGATATGAGCCACGAAGATGCGATCAAGCTTTGTAGCTGCGCGGTAGAAAACGGCGCTAGTGGCGTGCTTGTCTCAAATACAAGCGTTGATTATTCACTCTCTCACTCGTCAAATTTGAAGGATTTTGGTGGACTAAGTGGCAAAGTAGTCGCTCAAAAGTCAAAAGAGATATTTAAAGCTGTGGCAGACGAGCTTTACGGCAAGACGACGCTTATAGCATGTGGCGGCATAGATAGCGGCGCAGAGGCATATGAGCGCATAAAAATGGGGGCTAATCTAGTGCAAATTTTTACAAGCTTTATCTTTAAAGGGCCAATGATCGCAAGAGATATAAATTTAGAAATTTTAGAACTTTTAAAAAGAGATGGCTTTGCCTCTATTAGCGAAGCGGTCGGCATAGACGTTAAAAAATAAAAGGCAAAAGATTGATAAAATTTAATAAAACAAAACTAGAAAACGGACTTGAAATTTATCACGTACCAGTAAATCCTGGCT
It includes:
- a CDS encoding ABC transporter ATP-binding protein; amino-acid sequence: MTNFGLKDVLKRFGPYFKDYIPHFILAFIGMGLASGGTAVSAYLVEPVLNKIFVEKNETLLYLLPCAIIAIYLLKNIGTFMQAYFTAYIGQDTIRRFREKMVENLLNLDMKFFNDFRTGELISRTTNDIERIRSIVSSFIPELIRELVTIIGLLCVVIYQSPKLAFFALVVMPVAIYPISRLAKKMKKISKQSQEKTSDITSALSEIFTNIEIIKANNAQKYEHSRFVEENNKFFKLNLKTVKIEQLVSPLMETIGSIGVAAVIIIGGKDVIDGNINMGAFFSFLTALFMLYTPLKRIVNIYNKMQDAIAASERTFFLMDKVSEIKDGEKELSEEINLIKFKGVCLNYGDKEVLKGINLEARKSEFIALVGSSGGGKTSLMNLLMRFYDVNSGEILINNTNLKDIKIHSLRQNIGLVTQRVYIFNDTIAKNVAYGREFNEEAVINALKMANAYEFVNKLDNGINTILNEFGTNLSGGQRQRIAIARALYQNPQILIFDEATSALDNDSEKEITKAINNLRNKKIIFVIAHRLSTVESADKIAVLSDGKIVDIGSDEELSKRNEIYAKLKGKALV
- a CDS encoding quinone-dependent dihydroorotate dehydrogenase, whose amino-acid sequence is MSLNYETLKSIFFKFDPETAHKIAELAMIGANKIFPGSLSFVANKCVVDDNALKQNLFSSTYHNPVGIAGGFDKNATMFEALTALGFGYLEFGTFTPKPQPGNNKPRLFRLVDEESIQNAMGFNNDGCEAIKNRVKKLYPYTLPIWANIGKNKVTPNEDAIKDYEILVKEFSEICDTFVINVSSPNTPNLRALQDESFIKELFSVILPLTKKPIIFKIAPDMSHEDAIKLCSCAVENGASGVLVSNTSVDYSLSHSSNLKDFGGLSGKVVAQKSKEIFKAVADELYGKTTLIACGGIDSGAEAYERIKMGANLVQIFTSFIFKGPMIARDINLEILELLKRDGFASISEAVGIDVKK